From Monomorium pharaonis isolate MP-MQ-018 chromosome 9, ASM1337386v2, whole genome shotgun sequence, the proteins below share one genomic window:
- the LOC105830852 gene encoding protein white → MTATEETEPLISTSLVSSLSKTQRVTYHTISFEDNERNALHGENPENSFDLKPISSASTIADFNKSFDNNITYTWSDVNVYYSVKNDKIWDRLMFRTRKFVAQKHILKDVCGVAYPGELLVIMGASGAGKTTLLNALTFRSTRRLSASGLMAANGHRISSGVLTSRMAYVQQNDLFIGTLTVTEHLMFQAAVRMDRQIPRLQRIKRVNEVIDEFALSNCRNTKIGVPGRVKGLSGGEMKRLSLASEVLTDPPLMFCDEPTSGLDSFMAHQVVSILKALAACGKTIVATLHQPSSEVFALFDKILLMAEGRVAFMGTTAQACAFFKTLGAVCPSNHNPADFFVQVLAVVPGRELTCRYAIETTCDAFRKSEDGVNLARQAETVHGEFEDTLKRSRYSKDSDRSLYKANWCEQFRAVLWRSWLSVIREPILIKVRFLQIIMVALLIGVIYFGQRIDQDGVMNINGALFIFLTSMTFQNVFAVVNVFCAELPIFLREHKNGMYRTDVYFICKTLAEAPIFLAMPLIFTAIVYPMIGLYPNVKHFFVAAAVVDLVANVSISFGYLISCVSSNVSTALSVGPPILIPFLLFGGFFLNTVSVPSYLVWFSYLSWFRYGNEALLINQWSEIDSIACTRSNVTCPKSGRMVLQTFNFKEKDLWTDILCLFALIVAYRFLAFLALLSKTRRSK, encoded by the exons ATGACGGCTACGGAGGAAACGGAACCGTTGATATCGACGTCATTGGTATCTTCTCTCAGTAAGACCCAAAGAGTCACTTATCACACAATTTCATTC GAAGATAACGAAAGGAATGCGTTGCACGGAGAAAATCCGGAAAATTCTTTTGATCTTAAACCGATTTCAAGCGCATCGACAATCGCAGATTTCAACAAAAGTTTCGACAACAACATTACGTATACGTGGAGCGACGTCAACGTGTATTACAGCGtgaaaaatgacaaaatttgGGATCGGTTGATGTTCAGGACCAGAAAATTCGTAGCACagaaacatatattaaaagatg TGTGCGGAGTGGCTTATCCTGGTGAATTGCTCGTAATCATGGGTGCGTCAGGCGCAGGCAAGACAACTCTATTGAACGCATTGACGTTCCGTTCGACACGTAGACTATCTGCGTCCGGTTTGATGGCTGCCAACGGCCACAGGATATCGTCAGGCGTTCTCACCTCCAGGATGGCATATGTTCAACAAAACGATCTGTTCATTGGCACGCTGACCGTGACGGAACATCTAATGTTCCAGGCGGCAGTGCGGATGGATCGGCAAATCCCTCGTCTCCAGAGAATTAAACGAGTTAATGAGGTCATTGACGAG TTTGCCCTTTCGAATTGTCGAAATACTAAAATTGGAGTACCCGGCAGAGTGAAGGGTCTCTCGGGGGGTGAGATGAAGAGACTGTCGCTCGCCTCCGAGGTACTGACCGACCCTCCGTTGATGTTTTGCGACGAACCCACGTCGGGCTTGGATTCCTTCATGGCTCATCAGGTTGTCTCCATTCTCAAAGCGTTGGCAG CATGTGGTAAAACAATCGTCGCCACTTTACATCAACCCTCTTCGGAGGTGTTCGCTCTGTTTGACAAGATTCTGCTGATGGCTGAGGGAAGGGTCGCTTTCATGGGTACAACCGCGCAAGCTTGCGCCTTCTTTAAGAC CCTCGGTGCCGTCTGTCCCAGCAACCACAACCCCGCCGATTTCTTCGTGCAAGTGTTGGCCGTAGTGCCGGGACGCGAGTTAACTTGCAGATACGCGATCGAAACAACGTGTGACGCTTTCCGGAAAAGCGAAGACGGTGTGAATCTCGCCCGGCAGGCCGAGACCGTCCATGGCGAGTTCGAGGATACCCTCAAACGGTCCAGATACTCCAAGGATTCCGATCGATCGCTTTACAAGGCGAATTGGTGCGAACAGTTTCGCGCGGTTCTATGGCGATCCTGGTTGTCGGTGATCAGAGAACCGATCCTTATTAAAGTCCGCTTTCTACAGATTATC ATGGTTGCGCTATTAATCGGCGTCATTTACTTTGGCCAGCGAATAGATCAGGATGGCGTGATGAACATCAATGGTGCCTTATTCATCTTCCTTACCAGTATGACCTTCCAGAATGTCTTCGCAGTCGTTAAC GTGTTCTGCGCCGAGTTGCCAATATTCCTTCGTGAGCACAAAAACGGTATGTATCGCACCGATGTCTACTTCATCTGCAAAACGCTGGCGGAAGCTCCAATATTTTTGGCGATGCCGCTGATCTTCACCGCTATCGTTTATCCTATGATCGGCCTTTACCCAAACGTAAAGCACTTCTTCGTCGCTGCTGCCGTGGTAGATCTCGTAGCCAACGTGTCGATTTCATTTG gcTATTTGATATCCTGCGTTAGCAGCAATGTATCTACGGCTCTTTCCGTCGGTCCTCCAATTTTAATACCGTTCCTGCTTTTTGGTGGTTTTTTCCTAAACACAGT GTCCGTACCGTCCTACTTGGTATGGTTCTCATATTTATCTTGGTTCCGTTATGGCAACGAGGCACTTTTGATCAACCAGTGGTCAGAGATCGATTCGATAGCGTGTACCAGAAGCAACGTGACCTGTCCAAAGTCAGGGCGCATGGTTCTCCAAACTTTCAACTTCAAAGAGAAGGACCTCTGGACGGACATCCTCTGCTTGTTCGCGCTCATAGTCGCGTATCGCTTTCTGGCGTTTCTCGCGCTACTATCAAAAACTCGCCGATCAAAGTAG